The following proteins are co-located in the Xiphophorus hellerii strain 12219 chromosome 2, Xiphophorus_hellerii-4.1, whole genome shotgun sequence genome:
- the rspry1 gene encoding RING finger and SPRY domain-containing protein 1 gives MIVAAWITFCACRSLAQLLLLLSPSAPPARETLAATRLGAMGNSCVCREDSDLEDHRHDSASRATSRAQARRVDHGAAVGADAADRSGRPRDPVRPPRRGRGPHEPRRKKQNVDGLVLDTLAVIRTLVDNDQEPPYSMITLHEMAETDDGWLEVVQSLIRVIPLDDPLGPAVITLLLDECPLPTKDALQKLSDMLSLSATVAQQDALNPAKHRNTTAVLGCLAEKLAGPASIGLLSPGTLEYLLESLSADSHPTVMLFALIALEKFSQTSENKLTVSESSISDRLAVLESWADHQDYLKRQVGFCSQWSLDNLFLKDGRQFTYEKVNLSSINAMLNSNDVSEYLKISPTGLEARCDASSFESVRCTFCVDSGVWYYEVTVVTSGVMQIGWATKDSKFLNHEGYGIGDDEYSCAYDGCRQLIWYNARSKPHSHPCWKEGDAIGFLLDLNKKQMIFYLNGHQLPPEKQVFSSATSGFFAAASFMSYQQCEFNFGAKPFRHPPSVKFSTFNDFASLKPTEKIILPRHRRLALLKQVSIRDNCCTLCCDVMADTELRPCGHGGMCMDCALQLETCPLCRQEIQTRVRLIAHVS, from the exons ATGATAGTAGCTGCCTGGATCACTTTCTGTGCCTGTAGGAGCCTCgcccagctgctgctgctcctctcccCCTCGGCGCCCCCGGCCCGGGAGACGCTCGCCGCCACCCGCCTCGGTGCCATGGGCAACAGCTGCGTGTGCAGAGAGGACAGCGACCTAGAAGACCACCGCCACGACTCGGCCTCCAGAGCCACCTCCAGAGCTCAGGCCCGCCGGGTCGACCACGGCGCCGCCGTCGGAGCCGACGCCGCCGACAGAAGCGGCCGGCCCAGAGATCCGGTCCGACCGCCGCGCCGCGGCCGCGGCCCACACGAGCCCAGACGGAAGAAGCAGAACGTGGACGGGCTGGTGCTGGACACGCTGGCTGTCATCAGGACGCTGGTGGACAA TGACCAGGAACCTCCTTATTCCATGATCACGCTGCATGAGATGGCAGAGACAG ACGACGGTTGGCTGGAGGTGGTCCAGTCTCTGATTCGAGTGATTCCATTGGATGATCCGCTCGGTCCTGCAGTCATCACCCTCCTCCTGGATGAGTGTCCTCTTCCTACCAAG GACGCTCTGCAGAAACTGTCAGACATGTTGAGTCTGAGCGCTACGGTGGCCCAGCAGGACGCTCTGAACCCGGCTAAGCACAGAAACACCACGGCCGTCCTGGGCTGCCTGGCTGAGAAACTAGCAG GACCAGCCAGCATTGGGTTGTTGAGTCCTGGAACCCTGGAATACCTTCTGGAGAGCCTG AGCGCCGACTCCCACCCGACTGTCATGCTGTTCGCTCTCATTGCCCTGGAGAAGTTCTCCCAGACCA GTGAGAACAAGCTGACTGTGTCAGAGTCGTCCATCAGCGATCGACTCGCTGTCCTGGAGTCGTGGGCGGACCACCAGGACTACCTGAAGAGGCAGGTGGGCTTCTGCTCACAGTGGAGCCTGGACAACCTGT TCCTGAAGGACGGCCGTCAGTTCACCTACGAGAAGGTGAACCTGAGCAGCATCAACGCCATGCTGAACAGCAACGACGTCAGCGAGTACCTCAAGATTTCCCCGACTGGATTGGAG GCGCGGTGCGACGCCTCTTCCTTTGAGAGCGTGCGCTGTACGTTCTGCGTGGATTCGGGCGTCTGGTACTACGAGGTGACCGTCGTCACATCGGGCGTGATGCAGATCGGATGGGCCACCAAAGACAGCAAGTTCCTAAACCAT GAAGGCTACGGCATCGGAGACGATGAATATTCATGCGCTTATGATGGCTGCAGGCAGCTCATCTGGTACAACGCTCGCAGTAAACCTCATTCTCATCCCTGCTGGAAGGAGG GAGACGCCATCGGCTTCCTGTTAGATCTGAACAAAAAGCAGATGATCTTCTATCTTAACGGACACCAGCTGCCGCCAGAGAAACAAGTCTTCTCCTCAGCCAC GTCGGGTTTCTTCGCCGCCGCCAGCTTCATGTCCTACCAGCAGTGTGAGTTTAACTTCGGGGCCAAGCCGTTCCGCCATCCGCCCTCCGTCAAGTTCAGCACCTTCAACGACTTCGCCTCCCTCAAGCCCACCGAGAAGATCATCCTGCCAAG ACATCGGCGTCTTGCCTTACTGAAGCAGGTCAGCATCAGGGACAACTGCTGCACGCTGTGCTGCGACGTCATGGCCGACACGGAGCTGCGGCCCTGTGGACACGG TGGGATGTGCATGGACTGTGCCTTACAGCTGGAGACGTGTCCGCTGTGCCGCCAGGAGATCCAGACCCGAGTCAGACTCATCGCTCACGTCTCCTGA